The genomic stretch TCCCGCTGGTGGTGGGGGCCGTCTTTGTCGTGGCCGGTTATTTCATCGTGCCTTATGATGTAACTTCCTCGGCTGACTACGTGCCTACCCTGGCGGTGACCGCGGAACAAGTGGTGCAGCTGGAAGGTGTGTTGGGCAAAGTACTTATCGGTTCTTTGTTGATGATTCTCGGTTCCGTCCTGGCCCTGGCCTATTCGTATTTTGAAATCTATCATTCCGTCAAGGCCTGGGGCAGGCCCCACCGGATCCGCCATGCGGTTAAGGGCGCTTTGGCGGTGCTGGTGGCGGTGACCGCCTTCGAGGTGGGCGGCCCCAGTTTAATCTGGCTGGCCGTAGGCGCCGTGGTGGTGCTGTTGATCTTTGGTTCTTATCACCTGCTGGCGGGAAAAGGATTTAACTAAAACATAAAATAGGCACCGGTGACGGTGCCTATTGTTATGCTTGACGTTCTCTTAAGCTCAGGACGAAAGAGCGATTGACCACAGTATGGATGACCAGTGTGTAAATAACGATGAGGAGTAACCTGGCCAGGGTTCTGGCCGGAAGCAAAGCCACCATGGGTACTCCCATGGCCAAGGAGAGCCAGAAAGTGTTGAGGCAAATGGAGACCACTACCTCGGTCAGAGCGATAGCCCCCAGCAGCCGCAAGAAAGTCAGCTCTTTATCCACATTCCGCAGCAGCAAGCCGGGAAGGAGACCGGTTAACCCGGCGCTCAGGGTGAGACCGGGGATGTAGGCCCCGCCGAAAGTGTTGATCATGTAGCCCAGCAAATCTGCTGCGATGCCGGTAAGGAATCCGGCCAGGGGGCCGAAGAGAATGCCGGCCAGGATAATCGGGATTTCCCCGAAGCTGAGCCTTAGTGTCATGGCGCCGGCGACGGGCAGCATGACCGCCATGGTCCTGGTCAGGATAATGCTGACGGCAATCAACATGGCCAGTACCGGTAAGACTTTGATATTCAGCTTCACAAACGAACACCTCCTTTCCCTTTGGTAGGCAGACTTGCCACACCAAAGAGAAAAGAGGCGACCTCTTTCGCAATCTTTAATGTGGCAGCGGATGCGAGATCAACACCGCAGAGGCGGTACGCCTCTTTCGTCCGGGAGCAACTTCCCATCTCCCGGCACTTAACGCGTGATCCCTACTCTGCCTTTTCCAATATGAAATTTTCACGACAGTTCCATTCTACTCCTTTTTCTTGAAAAAGACAAGCATAATTTATCAGAATAAACAAAATTCGTAATTGAATGAGTTTTGCGGCAACAAGTTTATGGCCGGTGGTATTACTTTTTGCC from Clostridia bacterium encodes the following:
- a CDS encoding folate family ECF transporter S component, with product MKLNIKVLPVLAMLIAVSIILTRTMAVMLPVAGAMTLRLSFGEIPIILAGILFGPLAGFLTGIAADLLGYMINTFGGAYIPGLTLSAGLTGLLPGLLLRNVDKELTFLRLLGAIALTEVVVSICLNTFWLSLAMGVPMVALLPARTLARLLLIVIYTLVIHTVVNRSFVLSLRERQA